A genome region from Penicillium psychrofluorescens genome assembly, chromosome: 3 includes the following:
- a CDS encoding uncharacterized protein (ID:PFLUO_005251-T1.cds;~source:funannotate) produces the protein MAKGKGKRSSDAHEPHSEPAVADPGSQTTIDMPNLDEGAFAGLRQKIEQRLKDQKSGKGKSKDNSKAKAPAVEAPAKKDKQKIDQNQGSAKGKKRDRNGEVIAREEKKGGKNKKEKSDAPAMNNKEDTLRQEILALGGTEEDFDLLAGVDSESEVEDAPSKPKNKSGEDSLRKELSMMLEAAGQVVPPDLADEEADEGGEDQDDGEDEDGEYSSEPEDSDVDEAPVEPVAPEVKVPKEYAKLAVLPRSDWYASPPPSIAWTKQMNDLPRHLIDRVHELANTLLREENDLYAEAQKSSASSSHRFYSTIMTSGTLSDKISALTLAVQESPLHNTKALETLITLGGKRSRAQAVEVLRSLKDMFAQGTLLPGDRRLRSFANQPSLVAAFQGAGGRWGKRDPLPGGLQKSHLIVWAYEHMLKEQFFEILKILETWCNDEIEFSRSRAVSYVYELLKEKPEQESNLLRLLVNKLGDPSKKIGSRASYLLLQLEQTHPLMKPTIISAVEEVLFRPGQSQHAKYYAIITLNQTVLSLKEEDVAAKLLNIYFSLFVTLLKTTQPHKPAPKGKPGQKGPKGKRQIQPAKGEAQDDEMREKLVSGVLTGVNRAYPFTNSDSESMSKHLETLFRITHSSNFNTSIQALMLIQQLTASHKVGGDRFYRTLYESLLDPRVATSSKQSLYLNLLFKALKNDVNVRRVKAFVKRLVQVLGLHQPAFVCGVFYLIRELEKTFTGLQSLVDQPEDNESDGEEVFRDVPDEDDEQPAPIVETKSKPTNGYDPRKRDPEHSNADKTCLWELLPYTSHFHPSVSVNAAHLLEHQTMSGKPDLTIHTLTHFLDRFVYRTPKATTSARGTSIMQPLAGGDAADRLVEAFKSTQKSLPLNTEAFWKKKADDVAAEDVFFHEYFSRVNKDKDKARSKKGKGTADPVDRDEEDAEGLSDNESEIWKALVDSRPELEADDDSDDSLDMDDLESAFDEDEDDEEGAEDDGGVIFNDESDEASEDEDMDQVSDFEGVSPPPPAASKASKKSAKKDEEEEDEDDFDMDVSDDEAFVDSDEDLPSDMELGGVEVPDDKASERTKRRKLKNLPTFASAEDYAALLDSEDDGM, from the exons ATGGCCAAAGGCAAGGGAAAGCGCTCTTCGGACGCTCATGAGCCTCATTCGGAGCCAGCGGTCGCAGACCCCGGCAGTCAAACGACAATCGATATGCCCAATCTGGACGAGGGCGCCTTTGCGGGTCTCCGTCAAAAAATCGAACAACGCCTGAAAGACCAGAAATCCGGCAAAGGAAAATCGAAGGACAACAGCAAGGCAAAGGCGCCTGCTGTGGAGGCTCCCGCGAAGAAAGACAAGCAAAAAATCGACCAGAACCAAGGATctgccaagggcaagaagcgcgATCGCAATGGAGAGGTGATTGCGcgagaggagaagaagggcggaaagaacaagaaggagaaatcGGATGCTCCGGCAATGAACAATAAAGAGGATACACTGCGCCAGGAAATTTTGGCCCTGGGTGGCACTGAGGAAGATTTCGATCTTCTCGCTGGTGTCgactccgagtccgaggtcgaggatgctCCGTCCAAACCGAAGAACAAGAGCGGCGAAGATTCTCTGCGAAAGGAACTCTCGATGATGTTGGAGGCTGCTGGACAAGTCGTGCCACCAGACCtagccgacgaagaagcggACGAGGGGGGTGAAGATCAagacgacggcgaggatgaagacggcgaaTATAGCAGCGAGCCAGAAGACTCTGATGTGGACGAGGCCCCGGTGGAGCCAGTGGCTCCCGAAGTGAAAGTTCCTAAGGAATATGCCAAGCTC GCTGTTCTTCCTCGATCTGACTGGTAtgcttctcctcctccctcaATCGCCTGGACAAAGCAAATGAACGACTTGCCCCGGCATTTGATCGACCGCGTTCATGAGTTGGCCAACACCCTGCTGCGAGAGGAAAACGACCTGTATGCAGAAGCCCAAAAGAGctcggcctcctcttctCACAGGTTTTACTCCACCATCATGACGTCTGGAACCCTGAGCGACAAGATCTCTGCATTGACTCTCGCCGTGCAAGAGTCGCCATTGCATAATACCAAGGCTTTGGAGACTCTCATTACGCTTGGGGGCAAGCGCAGCCGTGCCCAAGCCGTTGAAGTTCTGCGTTCCCTGAAAGATATGTTCGCCCAGGGTACTCTTCTACCTGGCGACCGACGACTGAGATCATTTGCGAACCAGCCGTCACTCGTTGCAGCTTTCCAAGGAGCCGGCGGTCGATGGGGAAAACGAGATCCGCTCCCCGGTGGGTTGCAGAAGAGCCACCTGATCGTGTGGGCGTACGAGCacatgctcaaggagcagTTCTTCGAGATCCTCAAGATCTTAGAGACTTGGTGCAACGATGAAATCGAATTCTCTCGGTCTCGCGCGGTCAGCTACGTCTACGAACTgctcaaggagaagccggagCAAGAATCCAATCTGCTACGGCTCTTGGTCAACAAACTCGGAGACCCGAGTAAGAAGATTGGCTCTCGGGCATCGTACCTGCTGCTACAGCTTGAGCAGACACATCCGTTGATGAAGCCGACCATTATCAGtgctgtggaagaggtgCTATTCCGGCCCGGCCAGAGTCAACATGCCAAGTACTATGCTATCATCACGCTGAATCAGACGGTCCTGAGTCTCAAAGAggaggatgttgctgctAAGCTGCTAAACATCTACTTTTCCTTGTTTGTGACCCTGCTGAAGACCACCCAGCCGCACAAGCCGGCGCCCAAAGGCAAACCTGGCCAGAAAGGTCCCAAAGGCAAGCGTCAAATCCAGCCTGCAAAGGGTGAAGCCCAAGACGATGAAATGCGGGAAAAGCTGGTGTCGGGTGTGCTGACAGGTGTCAACCGCGCATATCCTTTCACCAACTCGGACTCTGAAAG CATGTCGAAGCATCTGGAGACCCTCTTTCGCATCACCCACTCGTCAAACTTCAACACGAGTATCCAGGCTCTTATGCTGATCCAGCAACTTACCGCATCCCACAAAGTTGGCGGAGATCGGTTCTACCGTACTCTGTACGAGTCCCTGCTCGACCCACGTGTGGCTACCTCCTCGAAGCAGTCGCTCTACCTCAACCTTCTTTTCAAGGCTCTTAAAAACGATGTCAACGTGCGTCGCGTCAAGGCATTTGTGAAGCGGCTTGTTCAGGTGCTCGGATTGCATCAACCCGCGTTCGTCTGCGGCGTCTTCTATCTGATCCGCGAGTTGGAGAAGACTTTCACTGGTCTTCAGTCTCTCGTCGATCAGCCGGAGGACAACGAAAGTGACGGTGAAGAGGTCTTCCGGGATGTGcccgatgaagatgatgagcAGCCGGCTCCGATAGTTGAAACTAAATCGAAGCCAACGAATGGGTACGATCCTCGCAAGAGAGATCCCGAGCACAGCAATGCCGACAAGACATGTCTTTGGGAATTG CTTCCCTACACATCTCACTTCCACCCCTCTGTCTCCGTGAATGCCGCGCATCTCCTTGAACACCAGACCATGAGCGGCAAGCCCGACCTCACCATTCATACACTGACCCACTTCCTCGACCGTTTCGTGTACCGCACTCCCAAGGCAACCACCTCTGCCCGGGGAACTTCGATCATGCAGCCTCTCGCTGGCGGTGATGCCGCAGACCGACTGGTCGAGGCCTTCAAATCGACGCAAAAATCTCTTCCGCTCAACACCGAGGCtttctggaagaagaaggccgacgACGTCGCTGCCGAAGATGTGTTCTTCCACGAATACTTCAGCCGCGTtaacaaggacaaggacaaggcgCGCAGTAAGAAGGGCAAGGGTACTGCTGATCCTGTTGATCgtgacgaggaggatgccgagggTCTCAGTGACAACGAATCGGAGATCTGGAAGGCGCTCGTTGACTCGCGGCCTGAGCTGGAAGCGGATGACGATAGCGATGATAGTCTGGATATGGATGATCTGGAGTCCGCcttcgacgaggatgaagatgatgaggagggGGCCGAGGACGACGGTGGCGTGATCTTCAACGACGAGTCCGACGAGGCGTCCGAAGACGAGGATATGGACCAAGTCAGTGATTTCGAGGGTGTGTCGCCGCCTCCACCGGCTGCTTCCAAGGCCTCAAAGAAGTCCGCCAAaaaggacgaagaggaagaagacgaggacgactTCGATATGGATGTATCGGATGACGAGGCCTTTgtcgacagcgacgaggatctgccgTCGGATATGGAGCTGGGTGGGGTGGAGGTGCCGGACGACAAGGCGTCGGAGCGCACGAAGCGGCGCAAGCTCAAGAACCTGCCGACGTTTGCCTCGGCGGAAGACTatgcggcgctgctggattCGGAGGACGATGGCATGTAA